From a region of the Paenibacillus segetis genome:
- a CDS encoding sensor histidine kinase, whose translation MNPKGSLRFKLTIGFIMITLPLVILLVYSNFTASNSVREQAAESNTNMITLYSNQIETTLGIEANFLYDLTSHDADILSLNKMVYNSADYTLTRMRILNSLSRYNRFDSSVDIQFAYSTANRDLIHTSIKSDSYEETTVIKRCIQDMLDMVQPESPLFRGWKTVRCGDIYGLTRIVDSQYGVYLGAWVQLDHLMIPLELIQLGGEGFSALANPDGRLIAGSFDIGGFNDPPLINSDARYQRLEGKNGTYVAVSNPITSTDVTLIAFIPEEGMLDNIYRFREVIVWIPLFAFVLLLMYLIYLNSIILRPMNALLKGMRTLKRGDWAIRLNNSPSREFHAVTETFNDMAHQIQELKINVYEEQIRTHKAELKHLQLQINPHFLLNSINVIYNLAQLKNFSVIQAMCLNLVKYFRFTTKTSQPFVRLSEEMEHMDSYLCIQQLRFPGRITFRIAIDEDAKLVPIPPLIVQPFIENAIKYGFDFMEEPFHIEIQAMLDVNPSFCCIRIADNGCGFTQEMLESLQSGRYFQRTDDQHLGIWNSYHRLQLLYGNAARLNFDNCVESGALIELRVPVEFAGQSDKPMY comes from the coding sequence ATGAACCCTAAGGGATCTCTTCGTTTCAAGCTAACCATCGGCTTTATCATGATCACTTTACCTCTAGTAATCCTACTGGTGTATAGCAATTTTACGGCCTCCAATTCGGTACGTGAGCAGGCTGCAGAATCTAACACAAATATGATAACGCTTTATTCCAACCAAATCGAAACTACTCTTGGAATTGAAGCTAATTTTCTATATGACTTAACATCGCATGATGCAGATATTCTGTCATTAAATAAAATGGTCTATAACTCTGCGGATTACACATTGACCAGAATGCGAATCTTGAATAGTCTAAGCCGATATAATCGGTTTGATAGTAGTGTCGATATTCAATTTGCTTACTCAACCGCCAATCGGGATCTGATTCATACATCGATCAAATCCGATTCTTACGAGGAGACGACGGTCATTAAACGGTGTATTCAGGATATGCTTGATATGGTGCAGCCGGAAAGCCCTTTATTTAGGGGGTGGAAGACGGTTAGATGCGGTGATATCTACGGCCTTACTCGCATTGTTGACTCACAGTATGGAGTGTACTTAGGTGCTTGGGTCCAGCTGGACCATTTAATGATTCCACTCGAGCTGATCCAGCTTGGAGGAGAGGGTTTCTCCGCCCTAGCAAACCCTGACGGAAGACTGATTGCCGGTAGCTTCGATATTGGCGGCTTTAATGATCCACCTCTAATTAATTCAGATGCAAGATACCAGAGACTTGAAGGGAAGAATGGCACTTATGTTGCCGTTAGCAATCCCATCACCTCGACGGATGTCACGTTGATTGCCTTCATTCCTGAAGAAGGGATGCTAGATAATATTTATCGGTTCCGCGAGGTTATCGTATGGATTCCGCTATTTGCTTTTGTGTTGCTCTTAATGTATTTGATTTATCTCAACAGTATCATTCTCAGACCGATGAACGCTTTGCTCAAAGGAATGCGTACGCTCAAACGAGGCGATTGGGCCATCAGATTGAATAACTCACCTTCCAGGGAGTTTCATGCGGTTACAGAAACGTTCAATGATATGGCACATCAAATTCAAGAGTTGAAAATTAATGTATATGAAGAACAAATTCGGACGCATAAAGCGGAGCTGAAGCATTTGCAATTGCAAATTAATCCGCACTTTTTGTTAAACAGCATCAATGTGATCTATAATCTTGCCCAGCTCAAAAATTTTTCAGTGATTCAGGCCATGTGTCTAAATCTAGTGAAATATTTTCGGTTCACGACCAAAACGAGCCAGCCTTTCGTCAGGCTCTCCGAAGAAATGGAGCATATGGACAGCTACTTGTGCATTCAGCAACTCCGCTTTCCCGGTAGGATTACCTTTCGGATTGCGATAGATGAGGATGCCAAGCTGGTTCCGATTCCTCCACTGATTGTGCAGCCTTTTATTGAGAATGCCATCAAGTACGGGTTTGACTTTATGGAGGAACCTTTTCATATTGAGATTCAGGCCATGCTGGATGTTAATCCAAGCTTCTGCTGCATTCGAATTGCTGACAATGGCTGTGGATTCACGCAAGAAATGCTAGAATCCCTGCAAAGTGGTCGCTATTTCCAACGAACGGATGACCAACATCTGGGCATTTGGAACAGTTATCATCGTTTGCAACTCCTATACGGGAATGCCGCTCGCCTGAATTTCGATAATTGTGTGGAATCCGGCGCTTTGATAGAGTTGAGGGTTCCGGTAGAGTTTGCCGGACAGTCAGATAAACCGATGTATTAA
- a CDS encoding response regulator transcription factor — MQILIVDDEMYSVLGIKDAINWEELGVSAVYDAYNMREAIKIFKEQEIQVMISDIEMPKGTGIELLEWVNEFSPHTETIFLTAHDDFRFMQRAVQLSSFDYMMKPVEYEALEEVIRKAIRTVEKKNAELAQSEQYKPYYELWNKKKPLLSERFWYDLLSERIVASVNDNCSLPAEYGITLLPNDRLLPVMVSVENWKRELNTRDEEVMEYAIRQSSSELLIGSYRGEVIQSKQGVTMAILYFSPEEESVLLNSIGQKCTEYIDACSQYLNCTVSCYIGEPVQLHELTGMYKKLLSMEYNNLSVSNQLNWLCKRSPEPVPDPSLPDFTIWALLLENGKEEELIQQFRNSLQELSSERRFGANVLQAYYQGFLQMIHYLLQKKGLSSHQLIHDVSSPQVKAPPRTLEQMETWGTWLIHRVHCCLYQEVSVIPRLRAYITDHLSDNITREMLAEYVHLNPAYLSRLFKKEVGMSITDYLLNERMQIAKELIVHSTIPISEIAQTIGYSNFSYFSKMFKKVYHANPQQFRKLSGCSGS, encoded by the coding sequence TTGCAGATTTTGATTGTCGATGATGAGATGTACTCCGTCTTGGGGATTAAAGATGCAATTAATTGGGAGGAACTTGGGGTCTCTGCGGTCTACGATGCTTATAACATGAGGGAAGCGATCAAGATCTTTAAGGAACAAGAAATTCAGGTCATGATTAGCGACATCGAGATGCCAAAAGGCACAGGAATCGAATTGCTAGAATGGGTAAATGAGTTCTCACCGCATACGGAGACGATTTTTCTGACTGCCCATGATGACTTTCGATTCATGCAGCGGGCTGTTCAGCTTAGTAGTTTTGACTACATGATGAAGCCGGTGGAGTACGAAGCCTTGGAGGAAGTCATCCGCAAGGCGATCCGCACAGTGGAGAAGAAGAACGCTGAGCTGGCTCAAAGTGAACAATATAAACCATATTACGAGTTATGGAACAAGAAGAAGCCGCTGCTTAGCGAGCGTTTCTGGTATGATCTGCTCTCGGAACGGATCGTGGCCTCCGTGAACGACAATTGTAGTTTGCCGGCTGAATATGGCATTACCCTCCTGCCTAACGATAGATTGCTCCCCGTCATGGTGAGTGTGGAGAATTGGAAGCGAGAGCTCAATACGAGGGACGAAGAAGTGATGGAATATGCCATCCGTCAATCCTCCTCTGAATTATTGATTGGCAGCTATAGGGGAGAGGTTATTCAGTCCAAACAAGGGGTCACGATGGCTATCCTGTACTTTTCACCTGAGGAGGAGTCTGTGCTGCTGAACAGTATTGGCCAGAAATGTACCGAGTATATTGATGCTTGCAGTCAATATTTGAACTGCACGGTATCTTGTTATATTGGTGAGCCGGTTCAACTGCATGAGCTGACGGGAATGTACAAAAAGCTGTTGTCTATGGAATACAACAATCTCAGTGTATCCAATCAGCTCAACTGGCTATGCAAGCGAAGTCCAGAGCCTGTCCCGGATCCCAGCCTACCTGATTTTACGATCTGGGCGCTGTTACTTGAGAACGGTAAGGAGGAAGAGCTGATTCAGCAGTTCCGGAACAGTCTTCAGGAGCTATCTTCCGAACGGCGTTTTGGAGCCAATGTTCTACAGGCCTATTACCAGGGATTCCTGCAAATGATTCACTATTTACTACAGAAAAAAGGTCTTTCTTCCCATCAGTTAATCCATGATGTCAGCAGTCCTCAAGTAAAAGCGCCTCCACGGACATTGGAGCAGATGGAAACATGGGGAACTTGGTTAATCCATAGGGTGCATTGCTGTCTCTATCAGGAGGTGTCAGTTATTCCGCGGCTTCGTGCCTATATTACTGATCATCTCAGTGATAACATCACCCGGGAAATGCTTGCCGAATATGTTCATCTGAACCCAGCCTACCTCTCACGTCTGTTTAAGAAAGAGGTGGGGATGAGTATTACGGATTACTTACTTAACGAGAGGATGCAGATTGCCAAAGAGCTCATTGTCCACTCAACGATCCCGATTTCCGAGATCGCGCAAACGATAGGGTACAGCAATTTCTCCTATTTTTCTAAAATGTTCAAGAAGGTTTATCATGCAAATCCTCAGCAGTTTAGGAAGCTGTCAGGTTGCTCGGGGAGCTAG
- a CDS encoding alpha-L-fucosidase — MESEWFTMNKSILAKPTEQQLRWHDMELGMFCHFGMNTFCNQEWGIGNDSPEIFNPTELDARQWVRTAKRAGFKYFILTAKHHDGFCLWPTKTTDYSVKSSPWKNGQGDVVREVADACREEGIALGLYLSPWDRHEPCYADKEAYDDFYAEQLTELLTQYGPLIEVWFDGAGSEGREYDWPRIMGLVKQHQPDAMVFNMGQPTIRWVGNEDGVAPYPCWNTSSEARASMFTSDMLTWLPETSNWVPAECDVPIRTHHWFWHPNDEDSLRSLDNLLDIYYRSVGHGTVLLLNISPDDRGLFPDIDVERVIEFGDEISRRFDHPIAQTSGDGTELTLSLPYEFLVDHAIVMEQISQGERVHEYVLEAAQDGVWIELVHGTAIGHKKIDAFPAIRTQQLRLTVTKYVDLPLIRFFAVYCTEIDSR, encoded by the coding sequence ATAGAAAGTGAGTGGTTTACAATGAATAAATCTATTTTGGCTAAACCAACGGAACAACAATTACGATGGCACGACATGGAACTCGGTATGTTTTGTCATTTTGGGATGAATACATTTTGTAATCAAGAGTGGGGGATCGGTAACGACTCACCGGAGATATTTAATCCAACTGAGCTCGATGCGCGGCAATGGGTACGTACCGCTAAACGGGCGGGATTTAAATATTTCATTCTGACGGCCAAACATCATGATGGATTCTGTCTGTGGCCAACGAAAACGACGGATTATTCGGTGAAATCAAGTCCTTGGAAGAACGGCCAAGGTGATGTTGTGCGTGAGGTTGCCGACGCATGCCGCGAGGAAGGGATCGCCCTTGGATTATATCTGTCACCATGGGACAGACACGAACCATGTTATGCTGACAAGGAAGCTTACGATGACTTCTACGCCGAACAGCTGACAGAACTGCTTACGCAATACGGACCGCTAATCGAGGTATGGTTCGATGGAGCTGGTTCCGAAGGACGCGAGTACGACTGGCCTCGTATTATGGGACTTGTTAAGCAACATCAACCTGACGCAATGGTGTTCAACATGGGGCAGCCGACCATTCGCTGGGTAGGCAATGAAGATGGTGTAGCTCCTTATCCTTGCTGGAACACTTCTTCGGAGGCTCGTGCGAGCATGTTTACGAGCGATATGTTGACCTGGTTACCCGAGACATCGAACTGGGTACCGGCTGAATGTGACGTGCCGATTCGCACTCACCATTGGTTTTGGCATCCGAATGATGAGGACAGCTTGCGTTCGCTAGACAACCTGTTAGACATTTATTATCGTTCGGTGGGACATGGCACAGTGCTGCTATTGAACATATCACCGGATGATCGTGGATTGTTCCCGGACATCGATGTGGAGCGGGTCATAGAGTTTGGGGATGAAATTTCTCGTCGCTTTGATCATCCGATCGCGCAAACTTCGGGCGATGGAACAGAATTGACTTTGTCTTTGCCCTACGAATTTCTTGTTGACCATGCCATCGTGATGGAGCAAATCTCCCAGGGTGAACGGGTTCACGAATACGTTCTGGAGGCAGCGCAGGACGGAGTTTGGATTGAGCTTGTACACGGTACGGCGATTGGACATAAGAAAATCGATGCTTTCCCTGCGATACGTACACAGCAATTACGACTCACTGTAACGAAGTACGTAGATCTGCCGCTTATCCGCTTCTTTGCGGTATATTGTACAGAGATTGATTCGAGATAA
- a CDS encoding glycoside hydrolase family 35 protein, which yields MNKLSIHGPQFMLGERPIQIISGAIHYFRVVPEYWVDRLMKLKACGFNTVETYVPWNFHEPDEGRFVFEGMADLERFIKLAGELGLYVIVRPSPYICAEWEFGGLPAWLLADPGMRLRCYHLPYLAKVDAYYDELIPRLIPLLSTNGGPIICMQVENEYGSYGNDQVYLQYLQEALVKRGVDVLLFTSDGPADFMLQGGMVPGVWASANFGSQPDEAFKMMLEYQPDQPLMCMEYWNGWFDHWGKEHHTRSAEDVANVLDEMMSIGASVNFYMFHGGTNFGFYNGANHGTNPEDKYEPTITSYDYDVLVSECGDITEKFHAVRQVISKYVELGPLELPEPIAKRSYGVVQMKEQAKLLSSLDCLSLPVQSTCPEPMERLGQNAGFILYSTRLTGPRSESRLHLQEVRDRAMIFVDGLYKGTIERWNPDHEITFAVPPEGVTVSILVENMGRVNYGSLIKDPKGITEGVRFGPQYLYHWTIHSLPLDDLSNLSFEPSVQTLHNEPSFYRGEFIVDEPADTFLNTTGWTKGVAYINGFNLGRYWDIGPQGTLYIPGPLLRKGKNELIMFELHGCAAPEIILQDYPVLNKLDDK from the coding sequence ATGAACAAATTATCAATTCATGGGCCACAATTTATGTTAGGCGAACGTCCGATTCAGATTATTTCTGGAGCTATTCATTATTTCCGCGTTGTGCCGGAGTATTGGGTTGACCGCCTGATGAAATTGAAGGCTTGTGGGTTTAATACAGTTGAAACTTATGTACCATGGAATTTTCATGAACCAGATGAAGGAAGATTTGTATTTGAAGGTATGGCAGATTTAGAGCGGTTTATAAAGCTTGCAGGCGAGCTTGGTCTTTATGTTATTGTTCGGCCGAGTCCCTACATTTGCGCGGAATGGGAGTTCGGTGGACTCCCAGCCTGGTTGCTCGCTGATCCAGGAATGCGTCTTCGTTGCTATCACTTGCCTTATTTAGCAAAGGTCGATGCCTACTACGATGAGTTAATTCCACGTCTGATACCACTGCTGTCGACGAATGGTGGACCTATCATTTGCATGCAAGTTGAGAACGAATATGGTAGCTACGGTAATGATCAGGTATATTTGCAATATTTGCAGGAAGCATTAGTCAAGCGCGGTGTAGATGTACTGTTGTTTACCTCAGATGGGCCAGCTGATTTTATGCTTCAAGGTGGGATGGTACCGGGAGTATGGGCATCTGCTAATTTTGGATCGCAACCTGACGAGGCTTTCAAGATGATGCTCGAATATCAACCAGATCAGCCACTCATGTGCATGGAATATTGGAATGGCTGGTTTGATCATTGGGGCAAGGAGCATCACACCAGATCGGCAGAAGATGTGGCGAATGTATTAGATGAGATGATGTCTATTGGTGCATCGGTCAACTTCTACATGTTTCATGGAGGAACGAACTTTGGTTTCTATAATGGAGCTAACCATGGAACTAATCCTGAGGACAAATATGAGCCGACGATTACAAGCTATGATTATGATGTTCTTGTCAGTGAATGTGGAGATATCACGGAGAAATTTCATGCTGTACGACAAGTGATTTCCAAATACGTGGAGCTGGGACCACTTGAACTGCCTGAACCGATTGCCAAGCGAAGTTATGGTGTCGTTCAAATGAAGGAACAAGCCAAGCTATTGTCTTCCCTTGACTGTCTATCCTTACCAGTTCAGAGTACATGTCCCGAACCGATGGAGCGGCTTGGTCAAAATGCTGGATTTATCCTGTATTCGACGCGATTGACCGGACCTAGGTCGGAAAGTAGACTGCATCTTCAAGAGGTACGAGACCGTGCTATGATTTTTGTTGATGGTTTGTATAAAGGAACAATTGAACGTTGGAACCCGGATCATGAGATTACATTTGCCGTTCCTCCAGAAGGTGTTACGGTCAGCATCTTAGTGGAAAATATGGGGCGAGTAAATTACGGTTCTTTAATAAAGGATCCGAAAGGAATAACAGAAGGTGTTCGATTTGGTCCACAGTATTTATATCATTGGACGATTCATTCGCTTCCATTAGATGACTTATCTAACCTCTCATTCGAACCGAGTGTTCAAACACTACATAATGAACCGAGCTTCTACAGAGGTGAATTTATCGTGGATGAACCTGCAGATACTTTCTTGAATACAACAGGATGGACGAAAGGGGTAGCCTATATCAATGGCTTCAACCTGGGGCGTTACTGGGATATCGGGCCACAAGGAACGTTGTATATCCCTGGACCACTACTACGTAAGGGAAAGAATGAGCTGATTATGTTTGAATTACATGGTTGCGCAGCTCCTGAGATTATTTTGCAGGATTATCCTGTGCTGAACAAATTGGATGATAAATAA
- a CDS encoding ArsR/SmtB family transcription factor: MSEIIQETIRYPASRILDVAKALSGDVRVRILEALGDRPMSVSQLAEALGMAQPTISINVQTLEQVNLIVSTQGANREKICSVTCRAIQLDLPAKPGEGLHPTEEIHMPIGMYSHCSVQPSCGMAGKDGNVIGSQDDPRVFYMPDRIDASLLWFAESGYVEYYFANPLPPGVMLDEIRISAEVCSEAPAFREDWASDITLTINDQLVGTYTCPSDFGDRKGKLTPERWKSGTEFGMLTEWSISGKGSQINGVPSAPTTIDMLNLSFNKPISIRFEVREDAVNKHGLNLFGSNFGDHPQDIVLSFIRRSEHE, encoded by the coding sequence ATGAGCGAGATAATACAAGAAACGATTCGTTACCCTGCATCGCGTATCTTGGATGTAGCTAAAGCGTTGTCAGGAGATGTTCGCGTTCGAATACTTGAGGCTCTTGGCGACAGGCCAATGAGTGTCAGCCAGTTGGCTGAGGCTCTTGGTATGGCCCAACCTACAATTTCTATTAATGTACAAACGTTGGAGCAGGTAAATCTGATTGTTTCCACGCAAGGTGCCAACCGTGAGAAGATATGCTCAGTCACTTGCCGGGCTATCCAACTCGATCTGCCTGCCAAACCAGGAGAAGGCCTGCATCCAACAGAAGAAATACATATGCCCATCGGAATGTACTCCCACTGTTCAGTACAACCATCCTGCGGTATGGCAGGAAAAGATGGGAATGTGATTGGCTCCCAAGATGACCCGCGGGTATTCTATATGCCGGATCGAATTGACGCATCGCTACTATGGTTCGCAGAATCTGGTTATGTCGAATACTATTTTGCCAATCCTCTACCACCAGGCGTCATGTTGGATGAGATTCGTATTTCGGCAGAAGTATGCTCAGAAGCGCCTGCGTTCCGAGAAGATTGGGCAAGTGATATTACCCTAACCATCAACGACCAGCTCGTCGGCACTTATACTTGTCCCTCTGATTTCGGTGACCGTAAAGGGAAATTAACTCCAGAACGGTGGAAGAGTGGCACAGAATTCGGCATGCTGACAGAATGGAGCATTTCAGGTAAGGGCAGTCAGATAAACGGCGTTCCTTCTGCTCCAACAACTATTGACATGCTCAATCTATCCTTTAACAAGCCGATTAGCATTCGTTTCGAAGTCCGGGAAGATGCTGTTAACAAGCATGGACTCAATCTTTTCGGTAGTAACTTCGGTGACCATCCCCAGGATATCGTGCTATCGTTCATACGTCGCTCTGAGCATGAATGA
- a CDS encoding glycoside hydrolase family 2 protein, whose protein sequence is MTTSVMNLECHNVPRSEHPHPHWQRLDWMNLNGQWSFSFDPGDEGISSQWQSNYEIAYDSLITVPFSWVSPLSGIGSDSKGIGWYRRTLTWKPSVKDSRLFLRFGAVDYICDVWINGVHVGSHQGGYGSFEFEVTETWQVERENTIVVRVEDFDHDYQARGKQGYGEIRGIWQPVWLESRPQTYVKDAKFVTSIDGKVEVTARIIAYEAGTAELTLQFAEGSILHSADLDLVAGENEIKSSFKVNNPQLWSPETPYLYEGELQLTGSCGRDVVSTYFGIREIQTVRFDDRGYRWITLNGKPIYLNGTLDQSYHKTGYFTYPSDEEMRDEIYLMKRLGLNFVRIHIKPEEPRKLYWADKLGILVMEDMPCFWGNPDEKARTSYESEALEIIERDYNHPSIFSWVMFNETWGLKTDAKEAGVTADISQQSSYLPETQEWVREKYRWAKQMDPTRIIEDNSPCNYDHVESDINTWHFYLNGYDQLRNHLHEVVDKTFPGSDFNCIGGNVQSDAPLMNSECGNVWGIEGGAGDSDLAWHYRYMMNEFRKHDKLCGFVFTELRDVTNEFNGYYRLDGVGKDFGYDAFVPGMTIADLHSPDFIVLDAPPCQTLFYGEKTIVPLLRSSFSDQYHGQQLQVKWELWYDDLGVRTVEACGNMQVDWDGYGVSSLSSLSLTMPAREAVAVLAVSLVNDANHTIMRNFITYDVRSGKADGVIGPQSGCIQIPVSSYTEQTFKQQWESIQGAKVSGGGEGHFIYEVTLPDPAEQTLIRDIEIIFEASSKRLLARNIEGGKVNDMGIGAMHGADAMVEYNPNTYYMTDEEVHPSRLNLLIDGKAIGSFDLPDDPADARGVLSWHYQPVQNKLDEAGSYGYLCKMRIPVQLTAELNFSRTFRLELQAEVGGVALYGRNAGRYPFDLLIRYS, encoded by the coding sequence ATGACGACTTCTGTAATGAATTTGGAATGTCATAATGTCCCTCGTTCTGAACATCCACATCCGCATTGGCAGCGCTTGGATTGGATGAACTTGAATGGCCAATGGTCATTTAGTTTTGACCCGGGCGATGAAGGCATCAGCAGTCAATGGCAAAGCAATTATGAAATCGCTTACGATTCTTTGATTACTGTACCTTTCTCCTGGGTAAGTCCCTTGTCCGGTATAGGCAGTGATTCTAAAGGGATAGGCTGGTACCGACGTACTCTGACATGGAAGCCTTCCGTGAAAGACTCACGATTGTTTCTGCGCTTTGGAGCTGTGGATTATATATGCGATGTGTGGATCAATGGTGTTCATGTCGGTTCTCATCAAGGTGGTTACGGTTCGTTCGAGTTCGAAGTTACCGAGACTTGGCAAGTTGAACGCGAGAATACGATTGTCGTAAGAGTAGAAGATTTCGATCATGATTATCAGGCACGTGGTAAGCAGGGGTACGGAGAAATTCGCGGTATATGGCAGCCGGTTTGGTTAGAGTCCCGTCCACAAACGTATGTGAAGGATGCTAAATTTGTGACCTCCATTGACGGGAAGGTGGAAGTGACGGCAAGAATCATAGCGTATGAAGCTGGAACAGCAGAATTAACGCTGCAATTTGCAGAGGGTTCCATCCTACACAGCGCGGATCTAGATCTCGTAGCAGGAGAAAATGAAATCAAGAGCTCTTTTAAAGTGAATAATCCACAGTTGTGGAGTCCAGAAACGCCTTATCTGTACGAAGGTGAATTGCAGTTAACGGGATCTTGTGGCAGAGATGTAGTTAGCACTTATTTCGGAATTCGTGAGATTCAAACGGTTCGTTTCGACGACCGCGGATATCGCTGGATTACGCTGAATGGCAAGCCGATTTATTTGAACGGTACCCTTGACCAGTCCTACCACAAGACAGGATATTTCACTTATCCGTCGGATGAAGAAATGCGAGATGAAATATACCTCATGAAACGTTTGGGGCTGAACTTTGTTCGGATTCATATCAAGCCGGAGGAGCCACGTAAGCTGTATTGGGCAGATAAGCTTGGCATTCTCGTTATGGAAGATATGCCTTGCTTCTGGGGTAACCCCGATGAAAAAGCGCGTACATCCTATGAAAGTGAAGCGCTTGAGATCATTGAGCGGGACTATAACCATCCATCTATTTTCTCATGGGTGATGTTCAATGAGACATGGGGACTGAAGACAGACGCTAAAGAAGCAGGGGTGACGGCTGACATATCTCAACAGAGCAGTTATCTGCCAGAGACGCAGGAATGGGTCCGAGAGAAATATCGCTGGGCTAAGCAAATGGATCCAACCCGGATTATCGAGGATAACTCGCCGTGCAACTATGATCATGTTGAATCTGATATCAATACATGGCATTTCTATCTTAATGGTTATGACCAGCTTCGAAACCATCTACATGAGGTTGTGGATAAAACATTCCCGGGTTCGGACTTTAACTGTATCGGAGGTAATGTTCAATCTGATGCTCCGCTGATGAACAGCGAGTGCGGTAACGTCTGGGGTATTGAAGGTGGAGCAGGCGACAGTGATTTGGCGTGGCATTATCGATATATGATGAATGAGTTCAGGAAGCATGATAAGCTGTGTGGTTTTGTGTTCACCGAGTTACGTGATGTGACGAATGAATTTAACGGTTATTACCGTCTTGATGGAGTGGGCAAAGACTTTGGATACGACGCCTTTGTACCCGGCATGACGATTGCCGATCTGCATTCCCCGGATTTTATCGTGCTCGATGCACCTCCTTGTCAGACATTATTTTATGGTGAAAAGACCATTGTTCCGTTGCTACGCTCTAGTTTTTCGGATCAATATCATGGGCAGCAACTGCAGGTGAAGTGGGAACTGTGGTATGACGATTTGGGTGTTCGTACGGTAGAGGCATGCGGTAATATGCAGGTTGATTGGGATGGCTACGGAGTTAGCTCGCTCTCTTCATTATCACTTACTATGCCAGCTCGAGAAGCAGTAGCAGTATTAGCGGTTTCCCTAGTGAATGATGCAAACCACACGATTATGCGGAATTTCATTACGTACGATGTAAGAAGCGGCAAAGCTGATGGAGTGATCGGCCCTCAGTCCGGTTGTATTCAGATTCCAGTGAGCTCCTACACAGAACAAACATTCAAGCAGCAATGGGAGTCTATTCAAGGTGCCAAGGTGAGCGGAGGCGGAGAGGGCCACTTTATTTATGAGGTAACCTTGCCGGATCCAGCAGAACAAACCTTGATCCGAGATATCGAAATCATCTTTGAAGCAAGTTCCAAGCGGTTACTAGCCCGGAATATCGAAGGGGGCAAAGTGAACGATATGGGAATTGGTGCGATGCATGGTGCGGATGCGATGGTGGAATACAATCCGAATACTTATTACATGACCGATGAGGAAGTACATCCATCCCGACTGAACCTCCTAATCGACGGCAAGGCGATCGGTTCGTTCGATCTTCCTGATGATCCGGCGGACGCCAGAGGTGTATTATCTTGGCACTATCAACCGGTCCAGAATAAATTGGATGAAGCAGGTTCCTATGGTTATCTCTGCAAGATGAGGATTCCGGTACAGTTGACTGCGGAACTCAATTTCAGCCGTACTTTTCGTTTGGAATTGCAAGCGGAGGTAGGAGGCGTCGCCTTGTACGGTCGGAATGCTGGACGATATCCGTTTGATTTGCTGATCCGGTATAGCTAA